A stretch of Streptomyces vietnamensis DNA encodes these proteins:
- a CDS encoding MarR family winged helix-turn-helix transcriptional regulator: MASPDEPRDWTDEHVDRWQPVLPGLDPVVEGAVTRMKKLSVHLRRVREQSLVDFDLERHEFDTLHKLAGRGGSAAPSELAQDLDLAPASVSGRLDALEKRGFVRRTQSTTDRRRVVVELTASGRETWLGAMDVLGHEEERLLGVLTPEERDQLNGMLRRIMVEAEAGGPVQAWHG; the protein is encoded by the coding sequence ATGGCGTCCCCCGACGAACCGCGCGACTGGACCGACGAGCACGTCGACCGCTGGCAGCCCGTCCTGCCCGGCCTCGACCCCGTCGTCGAGGGCGCGGTCACCCGGATGAAGAAGCTCTCGGTCCATCTGCGCAGGGTCAGGGAGCAGTCCCTCGTCGACTTCGACCTGGAACGCCACGAGTTCGACACCCTCCACAAGCTCGCGGGGCGCGGCGGCAGCGCCGCCCCCTCCGAACTCGCCCAGGACCTCGACCTGGCCCCCGCCTCCGTCTCCGGCCGCCTCGACGCCCTGGAGAAGCGCGGCTTCGTCCGCCGCACCCAGTCCACGACCGACCGGCGCCGGGTCGTCGTCGAACTCACCGCCTCCGGCCGCGAGACCTGGCTCGGCGCGATGGACGTCCTCGGCCACGAGGAGGAGCGGCTGCTCGGCGTCCTCACCCCCGAGGAGCGCGACCAGCTCAACGGCATGCTGCGCCGGATCATGGTCGAGGCGGAGGCGGGCGGCCCCGTCCAGGCCTGGCACGGCTGA
- a CDS encoding RNA-guided endonuclease InsQ/TnpB family protein, whose protein sequence is MQLRYQFRVYPTPGQALRARRVFGCRRVVWNDALSVVKPRKASNKLLGNPEQRIAEGPYQQIPKNPDLSKTLITGAKKTQERAFLSDAPVGVLQQTLRDFDKAWTAHEDSKTGKRKGPKAAPPRFKSRKDNRQTARFTRSDRWSILRDGTLRLPKIGDIEVKWTRDLPSAPSSVTLIKDRADRYFVSFVVESDPAADILPPADGDQGIDLGLTRFAVLADGSHIASPRYLRRAEKKLKKRQRELSRKKKGSNNRDKARIKVARAHAAVADARRNFHHQWSHKLTRENQAVYAENLNVRGLARTRLAKSVHDAGWAQFVSFLNYKATRRGRSFAKVDRHFPSTQICSGCGHRDGPKPLNVRTWTCPNCETWHDRDWNAGKNVRYEGRRIVAAAEPPTPGPGARRR, encoded by the coding sequence ATGCAGCTTCGTTACCAGTTTCGCGTGTATCCGACGCCCGGCCAGGCGCTCCGCGCCCGGCGGGTGTTCGGGTGTAGGCGCGTGGTCTGGAACGATGCCCTGTCGGTCGTCAAGCCGCGCAAGGCGTCGAACAAGCTGCTCGGCAACCCCGAGCAGCGGATCGCCGAAGGTCCGTACCAGCAGATCCCGAAGAACCCGGACCTGTCCAAGACACTGATCACCGGCGCGAAGAAGACCCAGGAGCGGGCGTTCCTGTCCGACGCGCCGGTCGGAGTTCTCCAGCAGACCCTTCGGGACTTCGACAAGGCGTGGACGGCGCACGAGGACTCGAAGACCGGCAAGCGCAAAGGCCCGAAGGCCGCCCCGCCCCGGTTCAAGAGCCGTAAGGACAACCGGCAGACCGCCCGGTTCACCCGCTCCGACCGGTGGTCGATCCTCAGGGACGGCACACTGCGCCTCCCGAAGATCGGCGACATCGAGGTCAAGTGGACCCGCGATCTCCCGTCCGCTCCGTCGTCTGTGACGCTGATCAAGGACCGGGCCGACCGGTACTTCGTGTCCTTCGTCGTCGAGTCCGACCCGGCGGCCGACATCCTCCCGCCGGCAGACGGGGACCAGGGCATCGACCTGGGCCTGACCCGCTTCGCGGTCCTCGCCGACGGCTCGCACATCGCCTCGCCGAGGTACCTGCGGAGGGCGGAGAAGAAGCTGAAGAAGCGGCAGCGGGAACTGTCGCGGAAGAAGAAGGGAAGCAACAACCGGGACAAGGCCCGGATCAAGGTCGCCCGCGCTCACGCCGCTGTGGCGGATGCGCGCCGGAACTTCCACCATCAGTGGTCCCACAAGCTGACGCGCGAGAACCAAGCCGTCTACGCGGAGAACCTGAACGTGCGAGGACTGGCACGCACACGGCTGGCCAAGAGCGTGCACGACGCCGGATGGGCACAGTTCGTGTCCTTCCTCAACTACAAGGCAACCCGGCGCGGACGGTCCTTCGCCAAGGTCGACCGGCACTTCCCCAGCACGCAGATATGTTCCGGCTGCGGGCACCGCGACGGCCCCAAGCCGCTGAATGTCCGCACCTGGACCTGCCCGAACTGCGAGACCTGGCACGACCGGGACTGGAACGCCGGCAAGAACGTCCGATACGAAGGCCGCCGCATCGTCGCGGCGGCAGAACCACCCACCCCCGGACCGGGGGCCCGACGCCGGTAA